In Streptomyces sp. NBC_01707, a genomic segment contains:
- a CDS encoding DUF6177 family protein: MTKDVIALTRRMPDPLTVLAGLLSGGPDKLVETVGEDAVVRLCDEEGRPLVSVEAPLLVQVAGEAERLLGATAPAVPFWWTEARATTGVEEAERLAGTFAARLIALAGGSAWPPEAARSVAVVKTDGVSVAPTPAAQPAIDALTDKVAVVIQDRPVVAMTAWLSDAFRATADAELGLQIVTSPGTTLSPAVRNSLTGWPSRWVVQDERDGYYDGLSGAVLRWQNGMFATVEAADATPDDPRTPVAASFKEFTDTGERQLAISFRTVHPADDRLVLGGALEAVWRELTGNPPAGWGTAEPANLPWSLRQLTDVAHDRSPAPTWVVVVGSPDRPGLATVRISRTTGGVEEDVTLAFGYGAGEEPPVDALPRVAEILATRHHLQSMLIQIRKARRDLAVPPRFEGPGVPVAFVLGAEEVREMPGDRARRTPLSEPPVQLGPKTRPALYYPLPGDPSDLSGWQDFERLVRHLKGA; this comes from the coding sequence ATGACCAAGGACGTCATCGCCCTCACCCGGAGAATGCCCGACCCGCTGACCGTGCTCGCGGGTCTGCTCTCCGGAGGCCCCGACAAGCTGGTGGAGACCGTGGGCGAGGACGCGGTCGTACGGCTCTGCGACGAGGAGGGCCGCCCCCTGGTCTCCGTCGAGGCACCGCTGCTCGTACAGGTCGCCGGCGAGGCCGAGCGGCTGCTCGGCGCGACCGCACCCGCAGTCCCGTTCTGGTGGACCGAAGCACGCGCCACCACCGGCGTCGAGGAGGCCGAGCGCCTCGCGGGCACCTTCGCGGCCCGCCTCATCGCCCTCGCAGGGGGATCCGCCTGGCCACCGGAGGCCGCGCGCTCCGTCGCCGTGGTCAAGACCGACGGCGTCAGCGTCGCACCCACACCCGCCGCCCAGCCCGCGATCGACGCGCTCACCGACAAGGTGGCCGTCGTCATCCAGGACCGGCCGGTGGTCGCCATGACCGCCTGGCTCTCCGACGCGTTCCGGGCCACCGCCGACGCCGAGCTCGGCCTCCAGATCGTCACCTCCCCGGGCACCACGCTCTCCCCCGCCGTACGCAACAGCCTGACCGGCTGGCCGTCGCGCTGGGTCGTGCAGGACGAGCGCGACGGCTACTACGACGGCCTGTCCGGCGCCGTGCTGCGCTGGCAGAACGGCATGTTCGCAACGGTCGAGGCGGCCGACGCGACGCCCGACGACCCACGCACCCCGGTGGCCGCCTCCTTCAAGGAGTTCACCGACACCGGCGAGCGTCAGCTCGCCATCTCGTTCCGCACCGTCCACCCCGCCGACGACCGGCTCGTGCTCGGCGGCGCCCTGGAAGCGGTATGGCGCGAGCTCACCGGCAACCCCCCGGCGGGCTGGGGCACCGCCGAGCCCGCCAACCTGCCCTGGTCACTGCGCCAGCTCACCGATGTCGCCCACGACAGGTCGCCCGCGCCGACCTGGGTCGTGGTGGTCGGCAGCCCGGACCGGCCCGGTCTCGCCACGGTCCGCATCAGCCGTACGACGGGCGGCGTGGAGGAGGACGTCACCCTGGCGTTCGGCTACGGGGCCGGCGAGGAACCGCCGGTGGACGCCCTGCCCCGGGTCGCGGAGATCCTCGCCACCCGCCACCACCTGCAGTCGATGCTTATACAGATCCGCAAGGCCCGACGCGACCTGGCGGTACCGCCCCGCTTCGAAGGTCCCGGCGTGCCGGTGGCGTTCGTGCTCGGCGCGGAGGAGGTCCGCGAGATGCCCGGCGACCGCGCCCGGCGCACCCCGCTGTCCGAGCCCCCGGTCCAACTCGGCCCGAAGACCCGCCCCGCGCTCTACTACCCGCTGCCCGGCGACCCTTCGGACCTGTCGGGCTGGCAGGACTTCGAACGCCTCGTGCGGCATCTGAAGGGCGCCTGA
- a CDS encoding esterase-like activity of phytase family protein, which yields MTRPARRRIAVAAVSALAVSLLLPAAADATTQPGPGQGVSGKVVRTSTLPDIPLAAFSNALLHHSVADDHGVDLGGIGSDLFPAGRRGEFWTVTDRGPNGQIKIDGVNRRTFPVPGFDPAIVKVKVDGARLDILEALPIRTRSGAPVTGLSNQSGRDENPYTYDASTPLGFNPDGLDTEGIVRSHDGTFWLVDEYGPSLVHVSATGRVLTRYVPKGLALKGADYPVVEGLPSVFLTRKGNRGFEGLAQLPGGDLVIALQSPLLNPSKQVGEASGTTRLLRFSPHRGKVTAEYAYAFDPVGTVDPGEDDPTELKISSVVATGPDTLLVQERTDRAARLHRVVLRPGNNILGTAWDSTTTTPSLEALPNPAAAGVPVLSKKLVVDLNTVPGAPKKIEGVAVVDSRTIAVINDNDFGMTDGTGAFGPDGRLVDSGVETTLVQIRLDARLR from the coding sequence ATGACTCGACCGGCCCGCCGCCGGATCGCCGTCGCGGCAGTCTCGGCACTCGCCGTTTCCCTGCTGCTGCCGGCCGCGGCTGACGCCACCACCCAGCCGGGACCCGGGCAGGGCGTCTCCGGCAAGGTCGTCCGCACATCCACCCTCCCGGACATCCCGCTCGCCGCCTTCTCCAACGCCCTGCTGCACCACTCGGTGGCCGACGACCACGGCGTCGACCTCGGCGGCATCGGCAGCGACCTCTTCCCGGCCGGACGACGCGGGGAGTTCTGGACCGTCACCGACCGCGGCCCCAACGGCCAGATCAAGATCGACGGTGTCAACCGGCGGACCTTCCCGGTCCCCGGCTTCGACCCCGCGATCGTCAAGGTCAAGGTCGACGGCGCCAGGCTCGACATCCTCGAGGCGCTCCCGATCCGGACACGCAGCGGCGCACCCGTGACCGGCCTGTCCAATCAGAGCGGCCGTGACGAGAACCCCTACACCTACGACGCCTCCACCCCGCTGGGGTTCAACCCCGACGGGCTGGACACCGAAGGCATCGTGCGATCTCACGACGGCACGTTCTGGCTGGTCGACGAGTACGGCCCGTCACTCGTCCACGTCTCGGCGACCGGCCGGGTACTCACCCGGTACGTCCCCAAGGGCCTCGCCCTGAAGGGCGCCGACTACCCGGTGGTCGAGGGCCTTCCGTCGGTGTTCCTCACCCGCAAGGGCAACCGGGGTTTCGAGGGCCTCGCCCAACTTCCGGGCGGAGACCTGGTCATCGCCTTGCAGAGCCCCCTGCTCAACCCCTCCAAGCAGGTCGGCGAAGCGTCGGGGACCACGCGTCTGCTGCGCTTCTCGCCCCACCGGGGCAAGGTCACGGCCGAGTACGCCTACGCCTTCGACCCGGTCGGCACGGTCGACCCCGGCGAGGACGACCCGACCGAGCTGAAGATCTCCTCGGTGGTCGCGACCGGCCCGGACACCCTGCTGGTGCAGGAGCGCACGGACCGGGCCGCCCGTCTCCACCGGGTGGTGCTCCGGCCCGGGAACAACATCCTGGGCACCGCCTGGGACTCGACCACCACCACCCCGTCGCTGGAGGCGCTGCCGAACCCGGCGGCCGCGGGCGTGCCGGTGCTGTCGAAGAAGCTCGTCGTCGACCTCAACACGGTGCCCGGCGCGCCGAAGAAGATCGAGGGCGTCGCCGTCGTCGACTCGCGGACCATCGCGGTCATCAACGACAACGACTTCGGCATGACCGACGGCACCGGCGCGTTCGGCCCCGACGGCCGACTCGTCGACAGCGGTGTGGAGACCACGCTGGTCCAGATCCGTCTGGACGCACGGCTGCGCTGA
- a CDS encoding sacsin N-terminal ATP-binding-like domain-containing protein: MQEFESHLLDVLTAVRELSRRSLDVYRADHRHVLEHAHLERDIFRGGYSDRQIYELVQNGADEIENEGEGRIQVVLTDTYLYCANTGSPVSPQGVDTILHMSSSAKRGGKIGRFGVGVKSVLSVCDTPRFFSTSGSFGFDKQWSSQLIRATVPVPEDQETPVLRIAQVLDDVAERKRDRRLDALMEWASTVVVLPLKPGAVERLGGDLHNFPVHFQLLSPHVDTVILEDARNGRHHLRVINQDASGDVHTIREQLDGKQVRTEQWRVFSRDHSPSPQALETAGDQHGRPTIRISWAVPGKGVKNRSERGEFWAYFPTHYNTTLTGVLNAAWQTNPDRQNLQTSPFNTELIRAAAELIVDSVPKLVEADDPGSYLTLLTARGREAAQWADRQLSSDVLDAAVVRASVPDQTGTLREPKKVHLHPENLQPEWLRLWAEHPGRPTDWVHHSVEARERRSRVRDVMERADRRAASVKDWLEALVSDGSPEASILALVIAADMKSKVSAHAAEAARARILLTEDGEFHVPEPGGVYRRVTASGPLHDGQRYVHPEVALDREASKALSILGITEASAVGRLEAVLDIGFAGYAEGDWAQFWELARQAGGAPTVTAIQDRCPGYRETIHVRCCDGRFRPLNACLLPGRVVPSDLSRDAHAAIDPRFHGPDLAVLRDLGASEIPTLARVDREAAWFAGYFEYALDEFNQSLTGRHVGAKAIVVEGSDTAGPLELLLDLSEEGRAAYVRALPRHGVPHHWIVRRPTTGAQDTVDSPIVWLIQQKVHLPTGQGLRRITEAVAPELRTHGDLLPVAEVDSEIAAALGLAAQVHDVPPGAWRVLFERLASTDDDALVGRAYALLAQATEGDAEIPWPSDEGTRCRVGEEWASRPDGDIYVTHDRAKYRALRAHRLPALLAPTAADAERMRRLWLMQDAELAIKEEIEHVPAGDPTPLFDVYPRLKQRLPHDTDLRIVQCSSLARVVTTTSHGREEEPLTQTRSGSDILLCGPEGELSVLMAVAAALGLRLDEAACRALLAQQVKDRENEKFVAVRREPDVARKLLLALGVDRLRDRLPAGLLITDEELRGAPADDLRVARLVMASYGDDVLRTLAPAFREAGFEDTPTQWVGGATTRAFLRNYGFPASWAGDPDDTPPPTSFAVMGPRTVADLHDYQVTVVSNMYRLLVQDTPQRAMLSLPTGAGKTRVAAEATIRALREGHLVGPVLWIAQSEELCEQAIATWEFLWPHLGSASKLHISRMRQGHHPEPFNDGHHLVVAIDDTLVQRLADERYAWLRYAAAVIIDEAHFAIPKTYTKILDLLGIDQYRVSRPLIGLTATAYRGRNDEETRRLVKRFGERRLDFGAFDGDDENAAHRHLQHLGVLSRVKQRELSGGRVALSPAQAETVLQNNGMRIPDDITKKLADDVSRTQRIVAEIEKLDPRWPILVFATSVEHSKVLAALLNDRGVSAAFIESKTRSSIRAKRIEDFRNGKIRVLTNYGVLTQGFDAPKVRAVVVARPTYSPNTYVQMIGRGLRGPANGGEPECLILNVRDNIENFGRDLAYTEFEHLWKKAY; this comes from the coding sequence ATGCAGGAATTCGAGTCCCATCTGCTTGATGTCTTGACAGCCGTACGCGAGTTGTCGCGACGCAGTCTCGACGTCTATCGGGCCGATCACCGGCACGTGCTGGAGCATGCGCACCTGGAACGCGATATTTTCAGGGGCGGTTACAGTGACCGGCAGATCTACGAACTCGTCCAGAACGGCGCCGACGAGATCGAGAACGAGGGTGAGGGCCGTATCCAGGTCGTCCTGACGGACACTTACCTGTACTGCGCCAACACCGGTTCCCCCGTTTCCCCGCAGGGCGTGGACACGATTTTGCACATGAGTTCGTCGGCCAAGCGCGGTGGGAAGATCGGGCGTTTCGGCGTGGGCGTGAAGTCCGTGCTCAGTGTCTGTGACACCCCTCGTTTCTTCAGCACCAGCGGTAGCTTCGGTTTCGATAAGCAGTGGTCCTCCCAACTGATCCGGGCCACCGTGCCGGTCCCGGAGGATCAGGAGACGCCGGTCCTTCGGATCGCCCAGGTGTTGGACGACGTCGCAGAGCGCAAGAGGGACCGTCGCCTCGACGCGTTGATGGAGTGGGCCTCCACGGTGGTGGTGCTGCCGTTGAAGCCGGGTGCGGTTGAGCGGCTCGGCGGGGATCTCCACAACTTCCCGGTGCACTTCCAGTTGCTCTCCCCCCATGTGGACACCGTCATACTCGAGGACGCGCGAAACGGCCGTCACCACCTGCGCGTCATCAACCAGGACGCCTCCGGCGACGTCCACACCATCCGCGAGCAGCTGGACGGCAAGCAGGTCCGCACGGAGCAGTGGCGGGTCTTCTCCCGCGATCACTCGCCCTCGCCGCAGGCGCTGGAGACGGCGGGTGACCAGCACGGTCGACCGACGATCCGCATCTCCTGGGCGGTGCCCGGCAAGGGGGTGAAGAATCGCTCCGAACGCGGCGAGTTCTGGGCCTATTTCCCCACCCACTACAACACGACCCTCACGGGCGTGCTGAACGCGGCCTGGCAGACGAACCCCGACCGCCAGAACCTCCAGACGAGCCCCTTCAACACCGAATTGATCCGGGCGGCCGCGGAACTGATCGTCGATTCGGTGCCCAAGCTCGTGGAGGCGGACGACCCCGGCTCGTATCTCACGTTGCTGACGGCCCGCGGACGCGAGGCCGCCCAGTGGGCGGACCGGCAGCTCAGCTCGGATGTGCTGGACGCGGCGGTCGTGCGTGCGTCCGTACCCGACCAGACGGGCACTCTGCGCGAGCCGAAGAAAGTGCACCTGCACCCCGAGAACCTGCAGCCGGAGTGGCTGCGACTGTGGGCCGAACACCCCGGTCGCCCGACGGACTGGGTGCATCACAGCGTCGAGGCCCGCGAGCGTCGCTCACGCGTGCGCGACGTCATGGAACGGGCGGACAGACGCGCCGCGTCCGTCAAGGACTGGCTCGAGGCACTGGTGTCGGACGGCAGTCCCGAGGCGAGCATCCTCGCTCTGGTCATCGCCGCCGACATGAAGTCCAAGGTCTCCGCGCACGCCGCGGAGGCCGCCCGTGCACGCATCCTGCTGACCGAGGACGGCGAATTCCACGTCCCCGAACCAGGAGGCGTGTACCGGCGCGTCACGGCGTCCGGACCGCTCCACGACGGGCAGAGGTACGTGCATCCCGAGGTCGCCCTCGACCGGGAGGCGTCGAAAGCCCTGTCCATCCTGGGCATCACCGAAGCCAGCGCCGTTGGCCGCCTGGAAGCCGTCTTGGACATCGGCTTCGCCGGGTACGCAGAGGGCGACTGGGCCCAGTTCTGGGAACTCGCCCGCCAGGCCGGTGGTGCCCCGACGGTGACCGCGATCCAGGACCGGTGTCCGGGCTACCGGGAGACGATCCACGTAAGGTGCTGTGACGGCCGCTTCCGCCCTCTGAACGCATGCCTCCTGCCCGGCCGCGTCGTCCCCTCGGACCTGTCCCGTGACGCGCACGCAGCCATCGATCCGCGTTTCCACGGTCCCGACCTGGCGGTGCTCAGGGATCTGGGGGCATCGGAGATCCCGACTCTTGCACGTGTCGACCGGGAAGCGGCGTGGTTCGCAGGGTACTTCGAGTACGCGCTCGACGAATTCAACCAGTCGCTTACCGGTCGGCACGTCGGCGCCAAGGCGATCGTCGTCGAGGGCTCCGACACCGCAGGGCCGCTGGAACTCCTGCTGGATCTGTCCGAAGAGGGACGCGCCGCCTACGTCCGCGCCCTGCCCCGCCACGGCGTCCCGCACCACTGGATCGTGCGCCGCCCCACCACGGGTGCCCAGGACACGGTCGACTCCCCCATCGTGTGGCTGATACAGCAAAAGGTGCACCTGCCCACCGGTCAGGGGCTGCGCCGTATCACCGAGGCCGTCGCTCCCGAGCTGCGCACACACGGCGACCTCCTTCCCGTCGCTGAGGTCGACTCCGAGATCGCGGCGGCGCTGGGTCTGGCCGCACAGGTCCACGACGTCCCACCCGGTGCCTGGCGCGTCCTGTTCGAGCGTCTCGCGTCCACCGACGACGACGCCCTCGTCGGCCGCGCCTACGCCCTCCTCGCGCAGGCCACGGAGGGCGACGCCGAGATTCCCTGGCCGAGCGACGAGGGCACGCGGTGCCGTGTCGGCGAGGAGTGGGCCTCTCGGCCGGACGGTGACATCTACGTGACCCATGATCGGGCCAAGTACCGTGCTCTGAGGGCCCATCGGTTGCCCGCTCTCCTTGCGCCGACCGCGGCGGACGCCGAGCGCATGCGCAGGCTGTGGTTGATGCAGGACGCCGAGCTCGCCATCAAGGAGGAGATCGAGCACGTACCCGCCGGCGATCCGACCCCTCTGTTCGACGTCTACCCGCGGCTCAAGCAGCGCCTCCCGCACGACACGGACCTGCGGATCGTTCAGTGCTCTTCGCTCGCCCGCGTGGTGACCACCACCAGCCACGGGCGGGAGGAAGAACCGCTGACCCAGACGCGCTCCGGTTCCGACATCCTGCTGTGCGGCCCCGAGGGCGAACTGTCGGTGCTGATGGCCGTGGCCGCCGCGCTGGGTCTTCGCCTCGACGAGGCCGCCTGCCGCGCCCTGTTGGCACAGCAGGTCAAGGACCGGGAGAACGAGAAGTTCGTCGCGGTGCGCCGGGAGCCCGACGTCGCCCGCAAACTACTGTTGGCCCTGGGCGTCGACCGTCTGCGCGACCGGCTTCCCGCGGGTCTCCTGATCACCGACGAGGAGCTGCGCGGCGCCCCGGCCGACGACCTGCGCGTCGCGCGCCTGGTGATGGCGTCGTACGGGGACGACGTCCTGCGCACCCTCGCCCCGGCCTTCCGTGAGGCGGGGTTCGAGGACACCCCCACGCAGTGGGTGGGCGGCGCCACGACCCGCGCGTTCCTGCGCAACTACGGCTTCCCCGCGTCCTGGGCCGGCGACCCGGATGACACGCCACCCCCCACGAGCTTCGCCGTCATGGGGCCTCGAACCGTCGCCGACCTGCACGACTACCAGGTCACGGTCGTGTCCAACATGTATCGCCTCCTGGTCCAGGACACCCCGCAGCGGGCGATGCTCAGCCTGCCGACCGGAGCGGGCAAGACCCGGGTCGCGGCGGAGGCGACCATCCGCGCCCTGCGCGAGGGTCACCTGGTCGGACCGGTGCTGTGGATCGCGCAGAGTGAGGAGCTGTGCGAGCAGGCCATCGCCACCTGGGAGTTCCTGTGGCCGCACCTCGGTTCCGCCTCCAAACTGCACATCAGCCGCATGCGTCAGGGCCACCACCCCGAGCCGTTCAACGACGGACACCACCTGGTGGTCGCCATCGACGACACACTCGTCCAGCGTCTGGCCGACGAACGGTACGCGTGGCTGCGCTACGCCGCGGCGGTCATCATCGACGAGGCCCACTTCGCGATCCCCAAGACCTACACCAAGATCCTGGATCTGTTGGGCATCGACCAGTACCGGGTCTCCCGCCCTCTGATAGGCCTGACCGCGACCGCCTATCGCGGCCGCAACGACGAGGAGACGCGACGCCTGGTCAAGCGTTTCGGTGAGCGCCGCCTCGACTTCGGTGCCTTCGACGGGGACGACGAGAACGCGGCGCACCGACACCTGCAGCACCTCGGGGTCCTGTCGCGGGTGAAGCAGCGCGAGCTCTCCGGCGGTCGCGTCGCCCTGTCGCCGGCCCAGGCCGAGACGGTCCTGCAGAACAACGGCATGCGCATCCCCGACGACATCACCAAGAAGCTCGCCGACGACGTCTCCCGCACCCAGCGCATCGTGGCGGAGATCGAGAAACTCGACCCACGCTGGCCCATCCTCGTCTTCGCGACCTCCGTGGAGCACTCCAAGGTCCTCGCCGCGCTGCTCAACGACCGCGGTGTCTCGGCCGCCTTCATCGAGTCGAAGACCAGATCCAGCATCCGGGCCAAACGCATCGAGGACTTCCGCAACGGCAAGATACGGGTTCTGACGAACTACGGGGTCCTCACGCAGGGCTTCGACGCGCCGAAGGTCCGCGCGGTGGTCGTGGCACGCCCCACCTACAGCCCCAACACCTACGTGCAGATGATCGGTCGTGGACTGCGCGGCCCCGCCAACGGCGGGGAGCCCGAATGCCTGATCCTCAACGTCCGCGACAACATCGAGAACTTCGGGCGCGACCTGGCGTACACGGAGTTCGAGCACCTGTGGAAGAAGGCGTACTGA
- a CDS encoding UvrD-helicase domain-containing protein — protein MDTRGADRALTPEQAVVVEQPADALVLVTAGAGAGKTYTLVRRLDHLLEDDGLSAGEILVLSFSRAAVRELRDRVLAQGGEDARQVRVTTFDSWALDVLTRIDSATDWRSTSFDERIEQAADAIAAGRADVLFEKDLRHVVVDEVQDLTGGRSTLVENLLERFDCGFTVVGDPAQAIYAFSVSDPNDLALEPGRFFRSLQDLFGDDLVHLTLSENFRARTEQARTALRFEGRVRDSGGLDAGGADALHAELRQELLAADDFGDLNEPSFRDLLNDPDRPTALLCRTNGQALLISEQLHTLSVDHRLRRGARDRSAPAWLEALLREVDGPSLSRRAWDDLHHAGHVLPADQDGERLWRLLRGSFGDPTGRTVALDRLRDALAGERLPDELTAQPDHHLVVSTFHRAKGLEFDRVLVVDPGPLDAARFDSPTLASEEIRALYVAMTRPREELYRHPSPDVRQVRRCPATGRWARYGWKKWERKGVEMKSGDVHVTHPAGTVGFADDVKSLQHLFREELTAGTPVTLDKIDATPPTGEEDAPGVMSPGYLIRAGDRPIGLVSDSFRKDLYRYQRQGPKHRPSTWPVRITGVRIESVETVTGSTAAGIAAGLGDHGIWLAPRLGGLGRFHYDHTTGVSEGSHE, from the coding sequence ATGGATACCCGCGGCGCGGACAGAGCCCTCACCCCGGAGCAGGCGGTCGTCGTCGAACAGCCCGCCGACGCGTTGGTCCTGGTCACCGCCGGAGCCGGAGCCGGGAAGACCTACACGCTCGTACGGCGCCTGGACCACCTCCTGGAGGACGACGGGCTGAGCGCGGGCGAGATCCTGGTCCTGAGTTTCTCCCGGGCCGCCGTGCGGGAACTCAGGGACCGGGTCCTCGCCCAGGGGGGCGAGGACGCCCGGCAGGTCAGGGTCACGACCTTCGACTCCTGGGCGCTGGACGTGCTCACCCGGATCGATTCCGCAACCGACTGGCGCAGCACGTCGTTCGATGAACGCATCGAGCAGGCCGCCGACGCGATCGCCGCTGGCCGGGCGGACGTCCTGTTCGAAAAGGACCTGCGCCACGTCGTCGTCGACGAGGTGCAGGACCTGACCGGAGGACGCAGCACCCTGGTGGAGAATCTGCTGGAACGCTTCGACTGCGGATTCACGGTCGTCGGCGACCCCGCGCAGGCAATCTACGCCTTCTCGGTCAGCGACCCGAACGACCTGGCGTTGGAACCGGGGCGCTTCTTCCGCTCGCTGCAGGACCTGTTCGGCGACGACCTCGTGCACCTGACGCTCAGTGAGAACTTCCGCGCCCGCACGGAACAGGCGCGCACAGCCCTGCGGTTCGAGGGCCGCGTGCGTGACAGCGGCGGCCTCGACGCGGGGGGCGCCGACGCCCTCCACGCGGAGCTCCGCCAGGAACTGCTGGCGGCCGACGACTTCGGCGACCTCAACGAACCCTCCTTCCGGGATCTGTTGAACGACCCGGATCGCCCCACCGCACTGTTGTGCCGCACCAACGGTCAGGCGCTGCTGATATCCGAGCAGCTGCACACGCTCAGCGTCGACCACCGGCTGCGCCGGGGCGCCCGGGACCGCTCGGCCCCCGCGTGGTTGGAGGCCCTGTTGCGGGAAGTCGACGGCCCCTCGCTGTCCCGCCGCGCCTGGGACGACCTCCACCATGCCGGACACGTGCTTCCCGCCGACCAGGACGGCGAGCGCCTGTGGCGGCTGCTGCGCGGATCCTTCGGCGACCCCACCGGCCGCACCGTCGCCCTCGACCGTCTACGGGACGCACTGGCCGGCGAACGCCTCCCGGACGAGCTGACGGCTCAACCGGATCACCACCTGGTGGTGTCCACCTTCCACCGCGCGAAGGGACTGGAGTTCGACCGCGTCCTGGTCGTCGACCCCGGCCCCCTGGACGCGGCACGCTTCGACTCCCCCACCCTGGCCTCCGAGGAGATCCGGGCCCTGTACGTCGCGATGACCCGACCGCGCGAGGAGCTCTACCGTCACCCCTCGCCCGACGTCCGTCAGGTGCGTCGCTGCCCCGCAACCGGGCGGTGGGCTCGCTACGGCTGGAAGAAATGGGAACGCAAGGGCGTCGAGATGAAGAGCGGGGACGTGCACGTCACCCACCCCGCGGGCACGGTCGGATTCGCCGACGACGTGAAGAGCCTGCAGCATCTCTTCCGCGAAGAGCTGACGGCCGGTACCCCTGTCACCCTGGACAAGATCGACGCCACGCCCCCCACCGGCGAGGAGGACGCTCCCGGGGTCATGTCGCCCGGCTATCTGATACGCGCCGGCGACCGCCCGATCGGTCTCGTGTCGGACTCCTTCCGCAAGGACCTCTACCGCTATCAGCGCCAGGGGCCGAAGCATCGCCCCTCCACGTGGCCCGTCCGGATCACCGGCGTCCGCATCGAGTCCGTCGAGACGGTGACCGGCAGCACCGCCGCCGGCATCGCCGCGGGACTGGGTGATCACGGCATCTGGCTCGCCCCGCGCCTGGGCGGGCTGGGCCGCTTCCACTACGACCACACCACCGGCGTGTCGGAGGGCAGCCATGAATGA